In a single window of the Neodiprion virginianus isolate iyNeoVirg1 chromosome 1, iyNeoVirg1.1, whole genome shotgun sequence genome:
- the LOC124296671 gene encoding transforming acidic coiled-coil-containing protein 3-like isoform X2, whose product MSSRSPQSPRVDVTSPRPTFDSGSNAVLGSPNFCEWEQKLEFETESPAKGGDCGDCGLRGREMALHIAGLEEKLNEETQATNRLALSVSEYEIQMSEKAREIEFLKLEIHEIQSERDGLKKQLEITSKHLDTIEISFNDVHEKYERAKQTIHILHQNVETLKNSLDERDVCISQKHEQYLKLKEHAMERMDFANSQLDLIERKYSLESSKLRAAVREAELGARSLSEQLEQRNKDNAELTSICDGLIERMDSQKNAGFDNQSIRSQSIQELCS is encoded by the exons ATGTCTTCGAGATCTCCGCAGAGTCCGAGAGTCGACGTTACCTCTCCTCGGCCAACTTTCGACTCCGGATCAAATGCAGTTTTGGGATCACCGAATTTCTGCGAATGGGAACAGAAACTCGAATTTGAG ACTGAATCGCCGGCGAAAGGTGGCGATTGTGGAGATTGCGGATTACGGGGGCGTGAAATGGCTCTGCACATTGCTGGACTTgaggaaaaattgaacgagGAAACACAGGCGACAAATCGTCTCGC ctTGTCAGTGTCGGAGTACGAGATACAGATGTCAGAAAAGGCGAGGgagattgaatttttgaaattagaaattcaTGAAATCCAGTCAGAGCGTGACGGGCTAAAGAAGCAGTTAGAAATAACTTCGAAACATCTCGACACCATAGAAATATCCTTCAACGACGTTCACGA AAAATACGAGAGGGCCAAACAGACGATTCATATATTACACCAAAACGTAGAAACTCTTAAAAACAGTCTCGATGAGCGCGATGTTTGCATCAGTCAAAAACACGAGCAGTACCTCAAGCTGAAGGAACACGCGATGGAACGAATGGATTT CGCCAATTCCCAGCTGGATTTGATCGAACGGAAGTATTCCCTTGAAAGTTCGAAACTTCGAGCTGCGGTAAGAGAGGCTGAACTTGGTGCTCGATCACTCTCCGAACAACTGGAACAAAGGAACAAGGATAACGCTGAATTAACGAG CATCTGCGACGGTCTCATAGAAAGAATGGACTCACAGAAAAACGCTGGGTTCGATAACCAATCTATTCGCTCTCAGTCAATTCAAGAATTGTGTTCTTGA
- the LOC124296668 gene encoding calcium-independent phospholipase A2-gamma-like isoform X2 produces the protein MSLSKNVKHCRRCISLTRQFTEGTASRDGSAANVTSVPSKMSGSSVNILRNRKMSMPHYWKFLTQLKDYLNKSGYERNLQLVINKDWINFFQRITYSQVESIRKFTDDESRKTNGDAPPPSEQNKHGEGVAQTVATSLAEVGKKDGTSSNAIRPSVDKVQEKEARHRKQEKEPAKEQGYSLPNVFTGLMPKLSPKSDENTSIVIPKWKTNVDNISKNSIASRTRHVLTSIAVAESNASRWRRVEDLLVHIDQYPEARHYAIKEGAIRILLGIRQTCKDDQTKGAVKEALAVLGYVDPLPGRGIRILSIDGGGVRGVLVIEMLKKLEKLTGKRVYELFDYICGVSTGAILSVVLGAYKRKSLDEVSVLYKELSTKIFTQSALWGTSNLVWSHAYYDTSLWEKMLQDQMGDRDLIRTTRDSVTPKLSAISTVVNHERVMAYVFRNYTLPHRVESQYMGSYRHKLWEAVRASAAAPSYFEEFKLGDCLHQDGGIMVNNPCAVAIHEAKQLWPNNPIQCVVSFGTGRIPHSLIGSDSGHTKPVAGSSSWKEKFFKILDSATDTEATHTMLNDLLPDHVYYRFNPYLTEMVTMVEIRPEKFAQLEEDAEMYIRRNEEKFEQAAKALLEKKSITQKAVDWITLQRQILGV, from the exons ATGTCGCTCAGCAAGAACGTCAAACACTGTAGGAGATGCATATCGCTGACCAG ACAATTCACGGAAGGCACAGCGAGCCGAGATGGAAGCGCAGCTAACGTAACGTCGGTGCCGAGTAAGATGTCAGGATCATCAGTTAACATACTGCGAAATAGAAAGATGTCGATGCCGCACTACTGGAAGTTTCTAACCCAGCTGAAAGACTATCTAAATAAATCTGGCTATGAGAGAAATCTTCAACTCGTTATAAACAAGGACTGGATAAACTTCTTTCAAAGGATAACTTACTCCCAGGTCGAAAGCATCAGGAAATTCACCGACGATGAGAGCCGTAAGACAAATGGGGATGCGCCACCTCCTTCGGAGCAGAATAAACATGGTGAAGGTGTTGCGCAAACCGTAGCCACAAGCCTGGCTGAGGTTGGTAAAAAAGATGGCACTTCTAGCAATGCAATTCGTCCATCTGTTGACAAAGTTCAAGAGAAAGAGGCGCGACATAGGAAACAGGAAAAGGAACCTGCCAAAGAACAGGGATACTCATTGCCCAATGTATTTACTGGTCTGATGCCAAAGCTTAGTCCAAAATCCGACGAAAACACTTCCATCGTCATTCCAAAGTGGAAAACTAACGTCGATAACATATCGAAGAACAGTATTGCCTCAAGAACCAGACACGTGTTGACCAGCATCGCGGTTGCAGAGTCCAATGCATCAAGGTGGCGGAGAGTTGAAGATCTGCTCGTACACATTGATCAATATCCCGAAGCCAGGCATTACGCCATAAAGGAAGGAGCGATCAGAATCCTGCTGGGTATCAGGCAAACCTGCAAAGATGATCAGACCAAAG GAGCTGTTAAGGAAGCCTTGGCTGTTTTGGGCTACGTCGACCCTTTGCCTGGCAGAGGCATCAGGATACTCTCAATTGACGGAGGTGGTGTGAGAGGCGTACTGGTTATCGAAATGTTGAAGAAGCTGGAAAAACTTACGGGAAAACGGGTTTATGAATTGTTTGACTACATTTGCGGAGTCAGCACTGGTGCCATTCTGTCTGTAGTATTGG GTGCATACAAACGAAAATCGCTGGACGAAGTTTCTGTGCTCTACAAGGAGCTCAGCACGAAAATATTCACTCAAAGTGCGTTGTGGGGTACGAGTAATCTCGTTTGGAGTCATGCTTATTACGATACTTCGCTGtgggaaaaaatgttgcaaGACCAAATGGGAGACAGAGATTTGATCAGAACTACCAGAGACAGTGTTACACCAAAG CTCTCCGCGATTTCTACGGTCGTTAATCACGAGCGAGTAATGGCTTACGTCTTCAGAAATTACACGCTACCTCACAGAGTTGAGAGCCAATACATGGGCTCCTACAGACACAAACTTTGGGAAGCTGTACGAGCATCTGCAGCAGCTCCGAGCTACTTCGAAGAATTCAAACTCGGCGATTGCCTTCATCAAGACGGAG gTATTATGGTGAACAATCCTTGCGCCGTGGCTATTCATGAGGCGAAGCAGCTCTGGCCTAACAATCCAATTCAATGCGTCGTCTCATTTGGAACTGGTCGTATACCTCACAGTTTGATAGGCAGCGATAGTGGACACACGAAACCCGTTGCCGGCAGTTCTAGCTGGAAAGAAAAGTTCTTCAAAATTCTTGACAGTGCTACAGATACGGAAG ctACGCACACAATGTTGAACGACCTGCTACCAGATCATGTCTACTACCGCTTCAATCCTTACCTGACTGAAATGGTTACAATGGTAGAAATTAGGCCAGAGAAATTCGCCCAATTGGAAGAAGACGCCGAGATGTATATCCGTAGAAACGAGGAGAAATTTGAGCAGGCGGCGAAAGCTCTGCTAGAAAAGAAAAGCATAACACAGAAAGCAGTGGATTGGATAACGCTTCAAAGACAAATACTTGGCGTGTAA
- the LOC124296671 gene encoding golgin IMH1-like isoform X1 translates to MSSRSPQSPRVDVTSPRPTFDSGSNAVLGSPNFCEWEQKLEFETESPAKGGDCGDCGLRGREMALHIAGLEEKLNEETQATNRLALSVSEYEIQMSEKAREIEFLKLEIHEIQSERDGLKKQLEITSKHLDTIEISFNDVHEKYERAKQTIHILHQNVETLKNSLDERDVCISQKHEQYLKLKEHAMERMDFANSQLDLIERKYSLESSKLRAAVREAELGARSLSEQLEQRNKDNAELTRQSKDRILTSMRGLILALEKSISLRFGQFLLPILKPFRLTKDEILRQLIAFRDFQHLRRSHRKNGLTEKRWVR, encoded by the exons ATGTCTTCGAGATCTCCGCAGAGTCCGAGAGTCGACGTTACCTCTCCTCGGCCAACTTTCGACTCCGGATCAAATGCAGTTTTGGGATCACCGAATTTCTGCGAATGGGAACAGAAACTCGAATTTGAG ACTGAATCGCCGGCGAAAGGTGGCGATTGTGGAGATTGCGGATTACGGGGGCGTGAAATGGCTCTGCACATTGCTGGACTTgaggaaaaattgaacgagGAAACACAGGCGACAAATCGTCTCGC ctTGTCAGTGTCGGAGTACGAGATACAGATGTCAGAAAAGGCGAGGgagattgaatttttgaaattagaaattcaTGAAATCCAGTCAGAGCGTGACGGGCTAAAGAAGCAGTTAGAAATAACTTCGAAACATCTCGACACCATAGAAATATCCTTCAACGACGTTCACGA AAAATACGAGAGGGCCAAACAGACGATTCATATATTACACCAAAACGTAGAAACTCTTAAAAACAGTCTCGATGAGCGCGATGTTTGCATCAGTCAAAAACACGAGCAGTACCTCAAGCTGAAGGAACACGCGATGGAACGAATGGATTT CGCCAATTCCCAGCTGGATTTGATCGAACGGAAGTATTCCCTTGAAAGTTCGAAACTTCGAGCTGCGGTAAGAGAGGCTGAACTTGGTGCTCGATCACTCTCCGAACAACTGGAACAAAGGAACAAGGATAACGCTGAATTAACGAGGCAATCGAAAGACCGTATTCTTACTTCTATGAGAGGTTTAATCCTGGCTTTAGAAAAATCTATTTCACTTCGATTCGGACAATTTTTACTTCCGATATTAAAACCTTTTCGCTTAACTAAAGACGAAATCCTGCGGCAATTAATTGCATTCCGTGATTTTCAGCATCTGCGACGGTCTCATAGAAAGAATGGACTCACAGAAAAACGCTGGGTTCGATAA
- the LOC124296668 gene encoding calcium-independent phospholipase A2-gamma-like isoform X3 — translation MSGSSVNILRNRKMSMPHYWKFLTQLKDYLNKSGYERNLQLVINKDWINFFQRITYSQVESIRKFTDDESRKTNGDAPPPSEQNKHGEGVAQTVATSLAEVGKKDGTSSNAIRPSVDKVQEKEARHRKQEKEPAKEQGYSLPNVFTGLMPKLSPKSDENTSIVIPKWKTNVDNISKNSIASRTRHVLTSIAVAESNASRWRRVEDLLVHIDQYPEARHYAIKEGAIRILLGIRQTCKDDQTKGAVKEALAVLGYVDPLPGRGIRILSIDGGGVRGVLVIEMLKKLEKLTGKRVYELFDYICGVSTGAILSVVLATVKESGEGAYKRKSLDEVSVLYKELSTKIFTQSALWGTSNLVWSHAYYDTSLWEKMLQDQMGDRDLIRTTRDSVTPKLSAISTVVNHERVMAYVFRNYTLPHRVESQYMGSYRHKLWEAVRASAAAPSYFEEFKLGDCLHQDGGIMVNNPCAVAIHEAKQLWPNNPIQCVVSFGTGRIPHSLIGSDSGHTKPVAGSSSWKEKFFKILDSATDTEATHTMLNDLLPDHVYYRFNPYLTEMVTMVEIRPEKFAQLEEDAEMYIRRNEEKFEQAAKALLEKKSITQKAVDWITLQRQILGV, via the exons ATGTCAGGATCATCAGTTAACATACTGCGAAATAGAAAGATGTCGATGCCGCACTACTGGAAGTTTCTAACCCAGCTGAAAGACTATCTAAATAAATCTGGCTATGAGAGAAATCTTCAACTCGTTATAAACAAGGACTGGATAAACTTCTTTCAAAGGATAACTTACTCCCAGGTCGAAAGCATCAGGAAATTCACCGACGATGAGAGCCGTAAGACAAATGGGGATGCGCCACCTCCTTCGGAGCAGAATAAACATGGTGAAGGTGTTGCGCAAACCGTAGCCACAAGCCTGGCTGAGGTTGGTAAAAAAGATGGCACTTCTAGCAATGCAATTCGTCCATCTGTTGACAAAGTTCAAGAGAAAGAGGCGCGACATAGGAAACAGGAAAAGGAACCTGCCAAAGAACAGGGATACTCATTGCCCAATGTATTTACTGGTCTGATGCCAAAGCTTAGTCCAAAATCCGACGAAAACACTTCCATCGTCATTCCAAAGTGGAAAACTAACGTCGATAACATATCGAAGAACAGTATTGCCTCAAGAACCAGACACGTGTTGACCAGCATCGCGGTTGCAGAGTCCAATGCATCAAGGTGGCGGAGAGTTGAAGATCTGCTCGTACACATTGATCAATATCCCGAAGCCAGGCATTACGCCATAAAGGAAGGAGCGATCAGAATCCTGCTGGGTATCAGGCAAACCTGCAAAGATGATCAGACCAAAG GAGCTGTTAAGGAAGCCTTGGCTGTTTTGGGCTACGTCGACCCTTTGCCTGGCAGAGGCATCAGGATACTCTCAATTGACGGAGGTGGTGTGAGAGGCGTACTGGTTATCGAAATGTTGAAGAAGCTGGAAAAACTTACGGGAAAACGGGTTTATGAATTGTTTGACTACATTTGCGGAGTCAGCACTGGTGCCATTCTGTCTGTAGTATTGG CCACCGTAAAGGAATCTGGCGAAG GTGCATACAAACGAAAATCGCTGGACGAAGTTTCTGTGCTCTACAAGGAGCTCAGCACGAAAATATTCACTCAAAGTGCGTTGTGGGGTACGAGTAATCTCGTTTGGAGTCATGCTTATTACGATACTTCGCTGtgggaaaaaatgttgcaaGACCAAATGGGAGACAGAGATTTGATCAGAACTACCAGAGACAGTGTTACACCAAAG CTCTCCGCGATTTCTACGGTCGTTAATCACGAGCGAGTAATGGCTTACGTCTTCAGAAATTACACGCTACCTCACAGAGTTGAGAGCCAATACATGGGCTCCTACAGACACAAACTTTGGGAAGCTGTACGAGCATCTGCAGCAGCTCCGAGCTACTTCGAAGAATTCAAACTCGGCGATTGCCTTCATCAAGACGGAG gTATTATGGTGAACAATCCTTGCGCCGTGGCTATTCATGAGGCGAAGCAGCTCTGGCCTAACAATCCAATTCAATGCGTCGTCTCATTTGGAACTGGTCGTATACCTCACAGTTTGATAGGCAGCGATAGTGGACACACGAAACCCGTTGCCGGCAGTTCTAGCTGGAAAGAAAAGTTCTTCAAAATTCTTGACAGTGCTACAGATACGGAAG ctACGCACACAATGTTGAACGACCTGCTACCAGATCATGTCTACTACCGCTTCAATCCTTACCTGACTGAAATGGTTACAATGGTAGAAATTAGGCCAGAGAAATTCGCCCAATTGGAAGAAGACGCCGAGATGTATATCCGTAGAAACGAGGAGAAATTTGAGCAGGCGGCGAAAGCTCTGCTAGAAAAGAAAAGCATAACACAGAAAGCAGTGGATTGGATAACGCTTCAAAGACAAATACTTGGCGTGTAA
- the LOC124296668 gene encoding calcium-independent phospholipase A2-gamma-like isoform X1 has translation MSLSKNVKHCRRCISLTRQFTEGTASRDGSAANVTSVPSKMSGSSVNILRNRKMSMPHYWKFLTQLKDYLNKSGYERNLQLVINKDWINFFQRITYSQVESIRKFTDDESRKTNGDAPPPSEQNKHGEGVAQTVATSLAEVGKKDGTSSNAIRPSVDKVQEKEARHRKQEKEPAKEQGYSLPNVFTGLMPKLSPKSDENTSIVIPKWKTNVDNISKNSIASRTRHVLTSIAVAESNASRWRRVEDLLVHIDQYPEARHYAIKEGAIRILLGIRQTCKDDQTKGAVKEALAVLGYVDPLPGRGIRILSIDGGGVRGVLVIEMLKKLEKLTGKRVYELFDYICGVSTGAILSVVLATVKESGEGAYKRKSLDEVSVLYKELSTKIFTQSALWGTSNLVWSHAYYDTSLWEKMLQDQMGDRDLIRTTRDSVTPKLSAISTVVNHERVMAYVFRNYTLPHRVESQYMGSYRHKLWEAVRASAAAPSYFEEFKLGDCLHQDGGIMVNNPCAVAIHEAKQLWPNNPIQCVVSFGTGRIPHSLIGSDSGHTKPVAGSSSWKEKFFKILDSATDTEATHTMLNDLLPDHVYYRFNPYLTEMVTMVEIRPEKFAQLEEDAEMYIRRNEEKFEQAAKALLEKKSITQKAVDWITLQRQILGV, from the exons ATGTCGCTCAGCAAGAACGTCAAACACTGTAGGAGATGCATATCGCTGACCAG ACAATTCACGGAAGGCACAGCGAGCCGAGATGGAAGCGCAGCTAACGTAACGTCGGTGCCGAGTAAGATGTCAGGATCATCAGTTAACATACTGCGAAATAGAAAGATGTCGATGCCGCACTACTGGAAGTTTCTAACCCAGCTGAAAGACTATCTAAATAAATCTGGCTATGAGAGAAATCTTCAACTCGTTATAAACAAGGACTGGATAAACTTCTTTCAAAGGATAACTTACTCCCAGGTCGAAAGCATCAGGAAATTCACCGACGATGAGAGCCGTAAGACAAATGGGGATGCGCCACCTCCTTCGGAGCAGAATAAACATGGTGAAGGTGTTGCGCAAACCGTAGCCACAAGCCTGGCTGAGGTTGGTAAAAAAGATGGCACTTCTAGCAATGCAATTCGTCCATCTGTTGACAAAGTTCAAGAGAAAGAGGCGCGACATAGGAAACAGGAAAAGGAACCTGCCAAAGAACAGGGATACTCATTGCCCAATGTATTTACTGGTCTGATGCCAAAGCTTAGTCCAAAATCCGACGAAAACACTTCCATCGTCATTCCAAAGTGGAAAACTAACGTCGATAACATATCGAAGAACAGTATTGCCTCAAGAACCAGACACGTGTTGACCAGCATCGCGGTTGCAGAGTCCAATGCATCAAGGTGGCGGAGAGTTGAAGATCTGCTCGTACACATTGATCAATATCCCGAAGCCAGGCATTACGCCATAAAGGAAGGAGCGATCAGAATCCTGCTGGGTATCAGGCAAACCTGCAAAGATGATCAGACCAAAG GAGCTGTTAAGGAAGCCTTGGCTGTTTTGGGCTACGTCGACCCTTTGCCTGGCAGAGGCATCAGGATACTCTCAATTGACGGAGGTGGTGTGAGAGGCGTACTGGTTATCGAAATGTTGAAGAAGCTGGAAAAACTTACGGGAAAACGGGTTTATGAATTGTTTGACTACATTTGCGGAGTCAGCACTGGTGCCATTCTGTCTGTAGTATTGG CCACCGTAAAGGAATCTGGCGAAG GTGCATACAAACGAAAATCGCTGGACGAAGTTTCTGTGCTCTACAAGGAGCTCAGCACGAAAATATTCACTCAAAGTGCGTTGTGGGGTACGAGTAATCTCGTTTGGAGTCATGCTTATTACGATACTTCGCTGtgggaaaaaatgttgcaaGACCAAATGGGAGACAGAGATTTGATCAGAACTACCAGAGACAGTGTTACACCAAAG CTCTCCGCGATTTCTACGGTCGTTAATCACGAGCGAGTAATGGCTTACGTCTTCAGAAATTACACGCTACCTCACAGAGTTGAGAGCCAATACATGGGCTCCTACAGACACAAACTTTGGGAAGCTGTACGAGCATCTGCAGCAGCTCCGAGCTACTTCGAAGAATTCAAACTCGGCGATTGCCTTCATCAAGACGGAG gTATTATGGTGAACAATCCTTGCGCCGTGGCTATTCATGAGGCGAAGCAGCTCTGGCCTAACAATCCAATTCAATGCGTCGTCTCATTTGGAACTGGTCGTATACCTCACAGTTTGATAGGCAGCGATAGTGGACACACGAAACCCGTTGCCGGCAGTTCTAGCTGGAAAGAAAAGTTCTTCAAAATTCTTGACAGTGCTACAGATACGGAAG ctACGCACACAATGTTGAACGACCTGCTACCAGATCATGTCTACTACCGCTTCAATCCTTACCTGACTGAAATGGTTACAATGGTAGAAATTAGGCCAGAGAAATTCGCCCAATTGGAAGAAGACGCCGAGATGTATATCCGTAGAAACGAGGAGAAATTTGAGCAGGCGGCGAAAGCTCTGCTAGAAAAGAAAAGCATAACACAGAAAGCAGTGGATTGGATAACGCTTCAAAGACAAATACTTGGCGTGTAA